In Gossypium hirsutum isolate 1008001.06 chromosome D06, Gossypium_hirsutum_v2.1, whole genome shotgun sequence, one genomic interval encodes:
- the LOC107963738 gene encoding protein phosphatase 1 regulatory inhibitor subunit PPP1R8 homolog isoform X4, which translates to MYGRGGLDRFKKAQSLEPFSVSLNSSSPKTAPKAGQVEQHSHIQNAVAQPQQEEDVQSKPATQVGAGQSTWQPPDWAIEPRPGVYYLQVVKEGQVLETINIDRRRLIFGRQYHTCDFVLNHLSVSRQHAAVVPHKNGSIYVIDLGSAHGTFVANERLTKDTPVELEVGQSLRFAASTRTYILRKNNAALFPRPPPPTEINLPPRPDPSDEEAVVAYNTLINRYGLSKSDLLPKSISLAESEDSTLPERATKRMRKLKVTFRDQAGGELVEVVGISDGADVETETGPIGVKEGSLVGKYGSLVQTTVIPKGKDVSSVKEDGVSQKGVTDKLQELLNKVKNTPKGDDVVGGASSGKPGTKSASYDDSEDDLFGD; encoded by the exons atgtaTGGGAGAGGTGGTCTTGATAGATTCAAAAAAGCTCAATCCTTGGAACCCTTCTCGGTTTCCCTGAATTCTTCTTCCCCCAAAACCGCACCCAAAGCTGGTCAAGTTGAACAACATTCACATATTCAAAATGCAGTTGCTCAGCCTCAGCAAGAGGAGGATGTTCAATCCAAGCCAGCCACTCAGGTTGGGGCCGGTCAATCCACTTGGCAACCTCCTGATTGGGCTATCGAGCCTCGCCCTGGTGTCTACTATCTTCAAGTTGTCAAGGAAGGACAAGTGCTTGAAACCATTAATATCGATAGACGCAGACTCATCTTTGGCAGGCAATATCATACTTGTGATTTCGTGCTTAATCATCTCTCCGTTTCACGTCAGCATGCTGCTGTTGTTCCTCACAAGAATGGCAG CATATATGTCATTGATTTGGGATCAGCGCATGGAACCTTTGTTGCAAATGAGCGTCTGACAAAAGATACACCTGTTGAGCTTGAAGTAGGTCAATCTTTGCGTTTTGCTGCATCCACGAGAACTTATATCTTAAGGAAGAACAATGCAGCTCTATTTCCTCGTCCTCCACCCCCCACCGAGATAAATCTACCCCCACGGCCTGATCCTTCTGATGAAGAAGCTGTCGTAGCTTACAATACACTTATAAATCGTTACGGTCTGAGCAAATCTGACTTGCTGCCCAAATCCATCTCATTAGCTGAAAGTGAAGACAGCACACTGCCAGAGAGAGCCACTAAAAGAATGAGGAAACTAAAAGTTACCTTTAGGGATCAGGCTGGGGGAGAGTTGGTCGAAGTTGTTGGAATTTCAGATGGTGCAGATGTAGAAACCGAAACGGGACCCATAGGTGTAAAAGAAGGAAGTCTTGTTGGAAAATACGGATCTCTTGTACAAACAACAGTAATTCCTAAAGGTAAGGATGTATCGTCTGTAAAAGAAGACGGTGTTTCTCAGAAAGGTGTGACTGATAAACTGCAAGAATTGTTGAACAAAGTAAAAAATACACCAAAAG GAGATGATGTTGTTGGTGGTGCCTCAAGTGGTAAACCTGGAACTAAGTCTGCCTCATATGATGATAGTGAAGATGATTTATTTGGTGATTGA
- the LOC107963738 gene encoding protein phosphatase 1 regulatory inhibitor subunit PPP1R8 homolog isoform X1: protein MYGRGGLDRFKKAQSLEPFSVSLNSSSPKTAPKAGQVEQHSHIQNAVAQPQQEEDVQSKPATQVGAGQSTWQPPDWAIEPRPGVYYLQVVKEGQVLETINIDRRRLIFGRQYHTCDFVLNHLSVSRQHAAVVPHKNGSSYNLNSIYVIDLGSAHGTFVANERLTKDTPVELEVGQSLRFAASTRTYILRKNNAALFPRPPPPTEINLPPRPDPSDEEAVVAYNTLINRYGLSKSDLLPKSISLAESEDSTLPERATKRMRKLKVTFRDQAGGELVEVVGISDGADVETETGPIGVKEGSLVGKYGSLVQTTVIPKGKDVSSVKEDGVSQKGVTDKLQELLNKVKNTPKGGIYDDLYGESLSEKVGSSSWAYTCDGAPTGDDVVGGASSGKPGTKSASYDDSEDDLFGD from the exons atgtaTGGGAGAGGTGGTCTTGATAGATTCAAAAAAGCTCAATCCTTGGAACCCTTCTCGGTTTCCCTGAATTCTTCTTCCCCCAAAACCGCACCCAAAGCTGGTCAAGTTGAACAACATTCACATATTCAAAATGCAGTTGCTCAGCCTCAGCAAGAGGAGGATGTTCAATCCAAGCCAGCCACTCAGGTTGGGGCCGGTCAATCCACTTGGCAACCTCCTGATTGGGCTATCGAGCCTCGCCCTGGTGTCTACTATCTTCAAGTTGTCAAGGAAGGACAAGTGCTTGAAACCATTAATATCGATAGACGCAGACTCATCTTTGGCAGGCAATATCATACTTGTGATTTCGTGCTTAATCATCTCTCCGTTTCACGTCAGCATGCTGCTGTTGTTCCTCACAAGAATGGCAG CTCTTATAATCTCAACAGCATATATGTCATTGATTTGGGATCAGCGCATGGAACCTTTGTTGCAAATGAGCGTCTGACAAAAGATACACCTGTTGAGCTTGAAGTAGGTCAATCTTTGCGTTTTGCTGCATCCACGAGAACTTATATCTTAAGGAAGAACAATGCAGCTCTATTTCCTCGTCCTCCACCCCCCACCGAGATAAATCTACCCCCACGGCCTGATCCTTCTGATGAAGAAGCTGTCGTAGCTTACAATACACTTATAAATCGTTACGGTCTGAGCAAATCTGACTTGCTGCCCAAATCCATCTCATTAGCTGAAAGTGAAGACAGCACACTGCCAGAGAGAGCCACTAAAAGAATGAGGAAACTAAAAGTTACCTTTAGGGATCAGGCTGGGGGAGAGTTGGTCGAAGTTGTTGGAATTTCAGATGGTGCAGATGTAGAAACCGAAACGGGACCCATAGGTGTAAAAGAAGGAAGTCTTGTTGGAAAATACGGATCTCTTGTACAAACAACAGTAATTCCTAAAGGTAAGGATGTATCGTCTGTAAAAGAAGACGGTGTTTCTCAGAAAGGTGTGACTGATAAACTGCAAGAATTGTTGAACAAAGTAAAAAATACACCAAAAGGTGGGATTTATGATGATCTTTACGGAGAATCTTTATCTGAAAAAGTGGGTTCTTCTTCGTGGGCTTACACTTGTGATGGTGCTCCTACAGGAGATGATGTTGTTGGTGGTGCCTCAAGTGGTAAACCTGGAACTAAGTCTGCCTCATATGATGATAGTGAAGATGATTTATTTGGTGATTGA
- the LOC107963738 gene encoding protein phosphatase 1 regulatory inhibitor subunit PPP1R8 homolog isoform X2 gives MYGRGGLDRFKKAQSLEPFSVSLNSSSPKTAPKAGQVEQHSHIQNAVAQPQQEEDVQSKPATQVGAGQSTWQPPDWAIEPRPGVYYLQVVKEGQVLETINIDRRRLIFGRQYHTCDFVLNHLSVSRQHAAVVPHKNGSIYVIDLGSAHGTFVANERLTKDTPVELEVGQSLRFAASTRTYILRKNNAALFPRPPPPTEINLPPRPDPSDEEAVVAYNTLINRYGLSKSDLLPKSISLAESEDSTLPERATKRMRKLKVTFRDQAGGELVEVVGISDGADVETETGPIGVKEGSLVGKYGSLVQTTVIPKGKDVSSVKEDGVSQKGVTDKLQELLNKVKNTPKGGIYDDLYGESLSEKVGSSSWAYTCDGAPTGDDVVGGASSGKPGTKSASYDDSEDDLFGD, from the exons atgtaTGGGAGAGGTGGTCTTGATAGATTCAAAAAAGCTCAATCCTTGGAACCCTTCTCGGTTTCCCTGAATTCTTCTTCCCCCAAAACCGCACCCAAAGCTGGTCAAGTTGAACAACATTCACATATTCAAAATGCAGTTGCTCAGCCTCAGCAAGAGGAGGATGTTCAATCCAAGCCAGCCACTCAGGTTGGGGCCGGTCAATCCACTTGGCAACCTCCTGATTGGGCTATCGAGCCTCGCCCTGGTGTCTACTATCTTCAAGTTGTCAAGGAAGGACAAGTGCTTGAAACCATTAATATCGATAGACGCAGACTCATCTTTGGCAGGCAATATCATACTTGTGATTTCGTGCTTAATCATCTCTCCGTTTCACGTCAGCATGCTGCTGTTGTTCCTCACAAGAATGGCAG CATATATGTCATTGATTTGGGATCAGCGCATGGAACCTTTGTTGCAAATGAGCGTCTGACAAAAGATACACCTGTTGAGCTTGAAGTAGGTCAATCTTTGCGTTTTGCTGCATCCACGAGAACTTATATCTTAAGGAAGAACAATGCAGCTCTATTTCCTCGTCCTCCACCCCCCACCGAGATAAATCTACCCCCACGGCCTGATCCTTCTGATGAAGAAGCTGTCGTAGCTTACAATACACTTATAAATCGTTACGGTCTGAGCAAATCTGACTTGCTGCCCAAATCCATCTCATTAGCTGAAAGTGAAGACAGCACACTGCCAGAGAGAGCCACTAAAAGAATGAGGAAACTAAAAGTTACCTTTAGGGATCAGGCTGGGGGAGAGTTGGTCGAAGTTGTTGGAATTTCAGATGGTGCAGATGTAGAAACCGAAACGGGACCCATAGGTGTAAAAGAAGGAAGTCTTGTTGGAAAATACGGATCTCTTGTACAAACAACAGTAATTCCTAAAGGTAAGGATGTATCGTCTGTAAAAGAAGACGGTGTTTCTCAGAAAGGTGTGACTGATAAACTGCAAGAATTGTTGAACAAAGTAAAAAATACACCAAAAGGTGGGATTTATGATGATCTTTACGGAGAATCTTTATCTGAAAAAGTGGGTTCTTCTTCGTGGGCTTACACTTGTGATGGTGCTCCTACAGGAGATGATGTTGTTGGTGGTGCCTCAAGTGGTAAACCTGGAACTAAGTCTGCCTCATATGATGATAGTGAAGATGATTTATTTGGTGATTGA
- the LOC107963737 gene encoding C2 and GRAM domain-containing protein At1g03370, with protein sequence MKLVVGVIEARNIPAMNLNGVSDPYVKLQVGKKRYRTKVVKKTLNPSWGEEFIFKVEDFKGELQISVLDEDKFFNDDFVGHVKLPISQVFDAPQKSLGTVWYPLHPKNNRSKNKDLGEVLLNIYFLQKSSSMDMSCNGDNASSSSNCPSPLRLEDSVSSKEEKDKSFKEEKEKSLSQKSLAGRIAQIFNKNSDTAVASSTAGIDLTEMPENSKADVADEKPDDQSSSVSFEEAMKTMESKDQGSEIPSNLPGGVLVDQPYVVSPAELNSLLFSSDSSFPMSLAEMQGSKDPQLGPWKFEDGDSSLKRVYTYIKAPTKIIKATKATEEQTYLRADGKSFAVLVVVSTPDVPYGSTFKTELLYCITPGPELPSGEQSAHLVISWRMNFLQSTMMKGMIENGARQGLKEGFEQFTTLLTQSVKPVDSKDIGLNKEQILGSLQAEPKSDWKLAFQYFANFTLVSTVFMALYVIVHIWLAAPSTIQGLEFVGLDLPDSIGEFIVCGVLVLQGERLLQIISRFMHARAQKGSDHGVKAQGNGWLLTVALIEGSNLATVDSSGYCDPYVVFTCNGKSRTSSIKFQKSSPQWNEIFEFDAMEEPPSVLDIEVFDFDGLFDEATSLGQAEINFLKSNISDLADVWVPLQGKQAQACQSKLHLRIFLDNTRGGHVVKEYLSKMEKEVGKKINLRSPQTNSAFQKLFGLPPEEFLINDFTCHLKRKMPLQGRLFLSARILGFHANIFGHKAKFYFLWEDIEDIQVSPPTLASMGSPIIVITLRLGRGLDARHGARTQDCEGRLKFNFQSFVSFSVAHRTIMALWKARSLSPEQKVQIVEEESKTKCLQTEESGSFLGLEDVSMSEIYSTTLSVPISSFMEIFGGGEMDRKAMERAGCLNYSCSPWDSESADVYERQIYFRYDKRVSRFRGEVTSTQQKSPLPDKKGWLIEEVMTLHGVPLGDYFNLHLRYQIEDLKAKGCSVRVLTGIAWLKSTKHQKRIAKNILSNLEDRLKEFFRL encoded by the exons atgaagcttGTGGTGGGCGTAATTGAAGCAAGAAACATACCGGCAATGAATTTAAACGGCGTCAGTGATCCATACGTGAAGCTTCAGGTAGGAAAAAAGAGGTATAGGACCAAAGTGGTGAAGAAGACGTTGAACCCAAGTTGGGGTGAGGAATTCATTTTCAAAGTAGAGGATTTTAAGGGGGAGCTTCAAATCTCTGTGTTGGATGAGGATAAGTTCTTCAATGATGATTTTGTGGGGCATGTTAAACTTCCAATTTCCCAGGTTTTTGATGCTCCCCAGAAATCTCTCGGCACTGTTTGGTATCCCCTCCACCCCAAGAACAATAGGTCCAAGAACAAGGATTTGg GTGAAGTgcttttaaatatctattttctACAAAAGAGTTCTTCCATGGACATGAGTTGTAATGGTGATaatgcatcatcatcatcaaactGCCCTTCTCCTTTGAGACTAGAAGATAGCGTGTCTTCCAAGGAAGAGAAGGATAAATCATTCaaggaagagaaagagaaatCATTATCACAAAAATCCCTAGCAGGTCGTATTGCTCAAATCTTTAATAAAAATTCTGACACTGCTGTGGCTAGCTCTACTGCTGGCATTGATTTGACTGAGATGCCTGAAAATTCAAAAGCTGATGTTGCTGATGAGAAGCCTGATGATCAATCATCCTCTGTGTCATTTGAGGAAGCAATGAAAACAATGGAATCTAAAGATCAGGGAAGTGAAATTCCAAGCAATTTACCTGGAGGAGTTCTTGTGGATCAACCATATGTGGTTTCGCCTGCAGAGCTAAACTCTCTACTTTTTTCATCTGATTCAAGTTTTCCTATGTCATTAGCTGAGATGCAAGGATCAAAGGATCCACAGCTAGGGCCTTGGAAATTTGAAGATGGTGATTCCAGCTTGAAAAGAGTTTATACTTACATCAAGGCACCAACCAAAATAATTAAGGCTACAAAAGCCACCGAGGAGCAAACGTATCTAAGAGCTGATGGGAAGAGTTTTGCCGTTCTAGTAGTTGTGAGCACTCCCGATGTTCCATATGGGAGCACCTTCAAAACTGAATTGCTGTACTGCATTACTCCTGGGCCTGAGCTTCCATCTGGAGAACAATCTGCACATTTGGTTATTTCATGGCGAATGAACTTCTTACAGAGCACGATGATGAAAGGTATGATAGAGAATGGAGCTCGACAAGGTCTAAAGGAAGGCTTTGAGCAGTTCACTACTTTACTAACTCAGTCTGTTAAACCAGTTGATTCAAAGGATATTGGTTTAAACAAAGAACAGATTTTGGGATCATTGCAAGCTGAACCCAAGTCAGATTGGAAGTTGGCGTTCCAGTACTTTGCTAATTTTACTTTAGTTTCCACAGTTTTTATGGCCCTGTATGTAATAGTTCATATCTGGCTAGCTGCTCCTAGTACAATTCAAGGACTAGAGTTTGTTGGGCTTGACTTGCCTGATTCAATTGGTGAATTCATTGTGTGTGGTGTTCTGGTTCTGCAAGGTGAAAGGCTGCTGCAGATAATCTCACGCTTCATGCATGCCAGAGCTCAAAAGG GAAGTGATCATGGAGTGAAAGCACAAGGGAATGGATGGTTACTAACAGTTGCTTTGATTGAGGGAAGTAATTTAGCAACTGTAGATTCAAGTGGGTACTGTGATCCATATGTGGTGTTCACTTGCAATGGGAAATCTAGAACCAGCTCAATCAAGTTCCAGAAATCTAGTCCCCAGTGGAATG aaatatttgaatttgatgcAATGGAAGAGCCTCCTTCCGTACTGGATATAGAAGTATTTGATTTTGATGGACTTTTTGATGAAGCTACATCCTTGGGACAGGCTGagattaactttttaaaatctaatatatCAGATCTAGCTGATGTGTGGGTTCCTCTGCAAGGTAAGCAGGCTCAAGCATGTCAATCTAAACTGCACTTGAGAATTTTCTTGGACAATACAAGAGGTGGACATGTAGTTAAAGAGTACTTAAGTAAGATGGAGAAAGAAGTGGGGAAGAAG ATAAATCTTAGGTCTCCTCAAACGAATTCAGCCTTTCAGAAACTCTTTGGCCTTCCACCTGAGGAATTTCTTATCAATGACTTTACCTGTCACCTGAAACGGAAAATGCCTCTTCAG GGCCGCCTGTTTCTGTCAGCTAGAATACTTGGGTTTCATGCCAATATATTTGGGCACAAGGCAAAATTCTACTTCCTTTGGGAAGACATTGAGGACATTCAAGTTTCTCCTCCTACTTTGGCATCAATGGGTAGTCCAATTATTGTGATAACTCTCCGTCTAGGAAGAGGACTGGATGCTAGACATGGTGCAAGGACACAAGATTGTGAAGGCAGGCTGAAGTTCAATTTCCAGTCATTTGTATCTTTCAGTGTAGCTCATAG GACAATCATGGCACTGTGGAAAGCCAGGTCCTTGAGTCCAGAGCAGAAAGTGCAAATAGTTGAAGAAGAGTCCAAAACCAAATGCCTCCAAACCGAAGAGAGTGGGTCCTTCTTAGGCCTTGAGGATGTTAGCATGTCTGAGATTTATTCGACTACTCTCTCTGTTCCT ATTAGTTCCTTCATGGAGATATTCGGTGGCGGTGAAATGGATCGTAAAGCTATGGAGAGAGCTGGCTGTCTTAACTATTCTTGCAGTCCGTGGGATTCAGAAAGTGCTGATGTATATGAGCGGCAAATATATTTCAGATACGATAAGCGTGTGtcccgttttagaggagaagtgACTAGTACTCAACAGAAATCCCCACTTCCCGATAAAAAGGGTTGGCTTATCGAAGAAGTAATGACTCTCCATGGAGTTCCACTTGGGGACTATTTTAAT CTTCACCTAAGATACCAAATCGAGGATTTAAAAGCAAAGGGATGTTCGGTGCGAGTGCTTACTGGAATTGCATGGTTGAAAAGCACGAAGCATCAGAAAAGGATTGCCAAAAACATCCTCTCAAACCTAGAAGATCGCTTAAAGGAATTTTTTAGATTGTAG
- the LOC107963738 gene encoding protein phosphatase 1 regulatory inhibitor subunit PPP1R8 homolog isoform X3, producing MYGRGGLDRFKKAQSLEPFSVSLNSSSPKTAPKAGQVEQHSHIQNAVAQPQQEEDVQSKPATQVGAGQSTWQPPDWAIEPRPGVYYLQVVKEGQVLETINIDRRRLIFGRQYHTCDFVLNHLSVSRQHAAVVPHKNGSSYNLNSIYVIDLGSAHGTFVANERLTKDTPVELEVGQSLRFAASTRTYILRKNNAALFPRPPPPTEINLPPRPDPSDEEAVVAYNTLINRYGLSKSDLLPKSISLAESEDSTLPERATKRMRKLKVTFRDQAGGELVEVVGISDGADVETETGPIGVKEGSLVGKYGSLVQTTVIPKGKDVSSVKEDGVSQKGVTDKLQELLNKVKNTPKGDDVVGGASSGKPGTKSASYDDSEDDLFGD from the exons atgtaTGGGAGAGGTGGTCTTGATAGATTCAAAAAAGCTCAATCCTTGGAACCCTTCTCGGTTTCCCTGAATTCTTCTTCCCCCAAAACCGCACCCAAAGCTGGTCAAGTTGAACAACATTCACATATTCAAAATGCAGTTGCTCAGCCTCAGCAAGAGGAGGATGTTCAATCCAAGCCAGCCACTCAGGTTGGGGCCGGTCAATCCACTTGGCAACCTCCTGATTGGGCTATCGAGCCTCGCCCTGGTGTCTACTATCTTCAAGTTGTCAAGGAAGGACAAGTGCTTGAAACCATTAATATCGATAGACGCAGACTCATCTTTGGCAGGCAATATCATACTTGTGATTTCGTGCTTAATCATCTCTCCGTTTCACGTCAGCATGCTGCTGTTGTTCCTCACAAGAATGGCAG CTCTTATAATCTCAACAGCATATATGTCATTGATTTGGGATCAGCGCATGGAACCTTTGTTGCAAATGAGCGTCTGACAAAAGATACACCTGTTGAGCTTGAAGTAGGTCAATCTTTGCGTTTTGCTGCATCCACGAGAACTTATATCTTAAGGAAGAACAATGCAGCTCTATTTCCTCGTCCTCCACCCCCCACCGAGATAAATCTACCCCCACGGCCTGATCCTTCTGATGAAGAAGCTGTCGTAGCTTACAATACACTTATAAATCGTTACGGTCTGAGCAAATCTGACTTGCTGCCCAAATCCATCTCATTAGCTGAAAGTGAAGACAGCACACTGCCAGAGAGAGCCACTAAAAGAATGAGGAAACTAAAAGTTACCTTTAGGGATCAGGCTGGGGGAGAGTTGGTCGAAGTTGTTGGAATTTCAGATGGTGCAGATGTAGAAACCGAAACGGGACCCATAGGTGTAAAAGAAGGAAGTCTTGTTGGAAAATACGGATCTCTTGTACAAACAACAGTAATTCCTAAAGGTAAGGATGTATCGTCTGTAAAAGAAGACGGTGTTTCTCAGAAAGGTGTGACTGATAAACTGCAAGAATTGTTGAACAAAGTAAAAAATACACCAAAAG GAGATGATGTTGTTGGTGGTGCCTCAAGTGGTAAACCTGGAACTAAGTCTGCCTCATATGATGATAGTGAAGATGATTTATTTGGTGATTGA
- the LOC107963739 gene encoding transcription termination factor MTEF1, chloroplastic, with product MQACRFQLHCPQPLLKHPTTTPPIPKDSGLLFRQKLLYLQSLNINPHKALNLNPSLRSTPLSSLIYLERSLSSVDLSRPSIGRILDMCPLLLTSDPLPPINFLLHEVSLPFPHLPLSLTRCPRLLVASVPTQLRPTLLFLTSLGLVLNSHTTLLLVSDVENTLKPKINFLQSLGFDEPEVNRMVVRSPGLLTLSVENNLRPKAEFFLEEMEGDLEELKRFPQYFSFSLEKKIKPRHRALVEYGFKLPLSKMLKISDGEFNARLIEMRLQRVHKR from the coding sequence ATGCAAGCTTGCAGATTCCAACTCCATTGTCCTCAACCTCTTCTTAAACATCCGACCACCACCCCACCCATACCCAAAGACAGCGGTCTTCTTTTCCGCCAAAAGCTCCTGTACCTCCAATCCTTAAACATCAATCCCCACAAAGCTCTCAACTTAAACCCTTCCCTCCGTTCTACCCCACTTTCATCTCTTATTTACCTCGAACGCTCCCTCTCTTCCGTCGACCTCTCTCGCCCTTCCATCGGCCGTATTCTCGACATGTGCCCCCTCCTCCTTACCTCCGACCCTCTCCCTCCCATTAACTTCCTCCTCCACGAAGTCTCCCTCCCTTTCCCTCACCTCCCTCTCTCCCTCACCCGTTGCCCTCGCCTCTTAGTCGCCTCCGTCCCCACCCAACTCCGCCCAACTCTCCTTTTCCTCACTTCCCTCGGCCTCGTCCTGAATTCCCATACTACCCTTCTCTTAGTTTCCGACGTGGAAAACACCTTGAAACCCAAAATTAACTTCCTTCAATCTCTGGGTTTTGACGAGCCGGAGGTGAACCGGATGGTGGTGCGATCACCCGGGCTGTTGACTTTGAGTGTGGAGAATAATCTGAGGCCTAAAGCTGAGTTTTTTTTGGAGGAAATGGAAGGTGACTTGGAGGAATTGAAAAGATTTCCTCAGTATTTTTCGTTTagtttagagaaaaaaattaagccGAGGCATAGAGCTTTAGTGGAATATGGGTTCAAATTGCCATTGTCAAAGATGTTAAAGATTAGCGATGGAGAATTTAATGCTAGATTGATTGAGATGCGATTGCAAAGAGTTCATAAGAGatag
- the LOC107963736 gene encoding phosphoglycolate phosphatase 2, with protein MEQVSMEATNPNPSSMSGVAAASAAELLCCANARALLDSVDAFLFDCDGVIWKGDKLIDGVPQTLDMLRSKGKKLVFVTNNSTKSRIQYANKFQSLGLSVNQDEIFSSSFAAAMYLKVNQFPPHKKVYVIGGEGIVQELQLAGFTALGGPEDAEKRAQWKSNCLFEHDKYVGAVVVGLDPDINYYKLQYATLCIRENPGCLFIATNRDSVGHMTDLQEWPGAGCMVAAVCGSTEQEPIVVGKPSTFMMDFLLQKFNVSTSRMCMVGDRLDTDILFGQNAGCKTLLVLSGVTTQSTLDDPSNSIKPDYYTNKVSDILSLLGE; from the exons ATGGAACAAGTATCAATGGAGGCTACTAATCCGAATCCGAGTTCAATGAGCGGCGTCGCTGCTGCTTCCGCCGCCGAGCTTCTATGCTGTGCGAACGCGAGAGCACTGTTGGATTCCGTCGACGCATTTCTATTTGATTGCGATG GTGTTATTTGGAAAGGCGACAAGCTGATCGATGGAGTCCCACAGACGTTAGATATGCTTCGATCCAAG GGGAAGAAACTGGTATTTGTGACCAACAACTCTACCAAGTCCAGAATCCAATATGCTAACAAGTTTCAGTCTCTTGGACTTTCTGTCAATCAG GATGAGATATTTTCGTCTTCTTTTGCTGCTGCTATGTACTTGAAGGTCAACCAGTTTCCTCCTCACAAGAAG GTTTATGTCATTGGCGGGGAAGGCATAGTACAGGAGTTGCAACTTGCTGGATTTACCGCTCTTGGTGGCCCA GAAGATGCAGAAAAAAGGGCTCAGTGGAAATCAAATTGTCTCTTTGAGCATGATAAATAT GTTGGAGCAGTTGTTGTTGGATTAGATCCAGATATTAACTATTACAAACTTCA GTATGCGACCCTTTGCATCCGTGAGAACCCAGGTTGTCTTTTTATTGCTACGAACCGTGATTCAGTTGGACACATGACTGATCTGCAAGAGTGGCCTG GTGCGGGATGCATGGTTGCTGCCGTTTGTGGGTCAACGGAACAAGAGCCTATTGTAGTTGGAAAACCTTCAACCTTCATGATGGACTTTTTACTGCAGAA ATTTAATGTAAGTACATCTAGAATGTGCATGGTGGGTGATAGACTAGATACTGACATTTTATTTGGACAAAATGCTGGTTGCAAAACCCTGCTTGTTCTATCAG GAGTAACAACACAGTCCACTCTTGATGACCCCTCAAACAGCATCAAACCAGATTATTACACCAACAAGGTATCTGATATTCTCAGTTTATTGGGAGAATGA